Genomic DNA from Pelosinus sp. UFO1:
CATGTAGTTGTTTGGCCAACTCTACAGAACGTGAAATTACTTTTTGATGGCCAATATGCACGCCATCAAAAGTCCCTAATGCAACGGTGATATTAGAGTATTGACTTTTTATATTTTTTAGATGAGTTAATATTTCCATATTTTCCACCACACAATAACAATAATTATATCAGAAAATCTATCCATGGAAGTCATAGTGATTTCCATAGATAGATTTCATGTACTTTATTCTAAATTGATTACTTTCACAGGAGTAATCACAGCAGTAGTATTTAATTGTCCGATACCAATAAATTGGGTTTCTTGCTCGTAAAGCCTTATTAACCCTTGAAAAGGCTCTTTAAAAGTATGGTTGATGATGCTTTGGCCATATTTAAAGGCTTGTGCCATTTCCGGTGTTAACGTCAATTTGGGCATGTATTCTATGGCGTAATCAAGTGGCAATAGTGCCTGCGCGGGATTCAACCCAATTTCCTCTAAAGAAAAGGCCTTGTCTAAAGAAAAGCATCCTACATGAGTACGAACTAAAAACGACATAACAACAGGACAATTTATTTTTTGTCCTATATCGATGCATAAGGAACGTATATAGGTTCCTTTAGAACACGTTACATCAAATAAGATATGCGTTGTATCAACATGCAGCAGTGTTATATCATGAATCGTAATAGTTCTTGGCTGGCGTTCTATTGTAATGCCAGCTCGTGCCAATTCATATAGTTTTTTTCCTTGGACTTTTATCGCCGAATACATGGGAGGAACTTGCTCATTAGTACCAATAAATGATGCTAACACTTTTTCAATTTCTGCTTTACTAGGCATAGAACATGCCTCACGATTAACAATAGTACCAGTATCGTCTCCAGTATCTGTTTCATAACCGATTGTAAGCTCAACTCGGTAACCCTTATCCGTATCTGTCATATATTCAAGTAAACGTGTGGCAGCTCCGAGTGCAACAGGCAATACGCCTGCTGCTGCTGGGTCTAATGTACCAGCATGGCCTACACGTTTAAGATGATAAGTTCTACGAACGAAGGAAACTACATCATGAGAGGTCATGCCTGGAGGCTTTAATATGTTAATCAAACCATTACTCATAATGTTTTCCCGGCTAACTGTTTGACAGCAGAGTTAAGTACTTTTATTTTAATGTCCTCAATTTTTCCCACTATAGCGCAACCAGCAGCCCGTGCGTGTCCGCCACCGCCAAAGGACAATGCTAATTTACTAACATCAACTGTCTTTGAACGGAAGCTAATTCTGATAGTGCCCTCATTCATAACTTTAAACATGATTGCAATTTCTACGCCCTCAATAATACGTGGGTAATTTATAAATCCCTCTGTACTATCTAAAGTATCTAGGGTATCAGGCGACACCGTGATGGTAGCAATTTTCCCATGATGATGAAGCTCAAGCGTTTCTAAGACTTTAGCTAGTGTTAGAATACTCTCAAGAGGTTTGGTTTCCATATATTCTGATATTGCATTTGGTTTTGCGCCAAATTCAATTAAATCAGCAGCATATCGCATGGTTTGAACAGAGGTATTGGCATAACGGAAAAAACCGCAGTCAGTAGCTATAGCAGTATACAAGCAGGTTGCTATAGTAGGAGTAATCTTCGCATTTAATAACTTAAGTAGCTCGAAAATTATTTCTCCTGTGGCTGCTGACTTGCTATTAATATACCAATAATCTGCAAACTTAGTATTTGATATATGATGATCAATGTTCAAAATAGGGGCATTAACATGTTCTTTTACTTTACCTATGCGCTCAATATCACTCGCATCAAGCACAATTAGTAAATCCGCACTAATTACCTTTGTTGTTGGTTTGCCAATGGTCTCATGCTCAGGAAGAAATTTATATAAAGCTGGTACTTCATCATCAAGTATCATTTTTACACTTTTTCCCCGTGAAGCAAGATATT
This window encodes:
- the truB gene encoding tRNA pseudouridine(55) synthase TruB — encoded protein: MSNGLINILKPPGMTSHDVVSFVRRTYHLKRVGHAGTLDPAAAGVLPVALGAATRLLEYMTDTDKGYRVELTIGYETDTGDDTGTIVNREACSMPSKAEIEKVLASFIGTNEQVPPMYSAIKVQGKKLYELARAGITIERQPRTITIHDITLLHVDTTHILFDVTCSKGTYIRSLCIDIGQKINCPVVMSFLVRTHVGCFSLDKAFSLEEIGLNPAQALLPLDYAIEYMPKLTLTPEMAQAFKYGQSIINHTFKEPFQGLIRLYEQETQFIGIGQLNTTAVITPVKVINLE
- a CDS encoding bifunctional oligoribonuclease/PAP phosphatase NrnA, with translation MNFSLKQVADLLQNVSTVILTAHVHPDGDCLGSMLALNEYLASRGKSVKMILDDEVPALYKFLPEHETIGKPTTKVISADLLIVLDASDIERIGKVKEHVNAPILNIDHHISNTKFADYWYINSKSAATGEIIFELLKLLNAKITPTIATCLYTAIATDCGFFRYANTSVQTMRYAADLIEFGAKPNAISEYMETKPLESILTLAKVLETLELHHHGKIATITVSPDTLDTLDSTEGFINYPRIIEGVEIAIMFKVMNEGTIRISFRSKTVDVSKLALSFGGGGHARAAGCAIVGKIEDIKIKVLNSAVKQLAGKTL